In the genome of Triticum urartu cultivar G1812 chromosome 5, Tu2.1, whole genome shotgun sequence, one region contains:
- the LOC125508164 gene encoding arginine/serine-rich coiled-coil protein 2 codes for MAPSASSSSSSSSGTDSSGSSSSSGSDRRVRRRHSRRKDAAPSTSSSSALKVRKDRKSRHKRRRRERRKSRSDDDSYSSTSSYDSDREASGRSRKHKKSSRSRKSRERERSKDRHHKRDKSKHREKKESERSSGPVQLSKFLGREKEESGKRSVISGKKIMMKLEKSKEDKAAESKRNELLKFLNASYD; via the exons ATGGCGCCGTCCgccagctcctcctcctcctcctcctccggcacgGACTCCTCCggttcctcctcctcctcggggAGCGACCGccgcgtccgccgccgccacaGCCGCCGCAAGGACGCCGCGCCgtccacgtcctcctcctccgcGCTGAAGGTGCGCAAGGACCGCAAGTCCCGCCACAAGCGCCGCCGCCGGGAGAGGCGGAAGTCCCGTTCGGACGACGACAGCTACAG TAGCACAAGCTCCTATGATAGTGACCGCGAGGCATCTGGCAGATCACGTAAGCATAAGAAGAGCAGTAGATCAAGGAAG TCTAGGGAAAGAGAGCGAAGCAAGGATAGGCATCATAAACGGGACAAGAGTAAACATAGAGAG AAGAAAGAGAGTGAACGTTCTAGCGGTCCGGTCCAACTTTCCAAG TTCCTTGGTCGCGAGAAGGAGGAAAGCGGCAAAAGGAGTGTTATCTCTGGTAAAAAG ATAATGATGAAGCTTGAGAAATCCAAGGAAGATAAGGCGGCTGAGAGCAAGCGCAATGAACTGTTGAAGTTTCTGAATGCCAGTTATGATTGA